In Citrus sinensis cultivar Valencia sweet orange chromosome 2, DVS_A1.0, whole genome shotgun sequence, a single genomic region encodes these proteins:
- the LOC112496324 gene encoding uncharacterized protein LOC112496324 gives MLLDCKSRDWPRDRPAVTPQDALALFSFSYFTEMASANKNAGVTFALVLCLIFAALTNSSGFVGNIAEENSGSGNWTAASGGRPVQSDPDTFLHHKSRTESSSRAAVPAPRPVRSGSNPYHHNGNRTASQP, from the exons ATGCTTCTGGATTGTAAG AGCAGGGATTGGCCCAGAGACAGACCTGCTGTTACCCCACAAGACGCACTGgcattgttttctttttcctattTTACTGAAATGGCCTCGGCAAACAAAAACGCTGGCGTAACCTTTGCGCTTGTTTTATGTCTTATTTTCGCTGCTCTAACCAACTCTTCTGGTTTTGTTGGGAACATCGCAGAG GAGAACAGCGGCAGCGGCAACTGGACCGCCGCTTCTGGTGGAAGACCGGTCCAGTCAGATCCTGACACTTTTCTCCACCACAAAAGTCGCACTGAGAGCAGCAGCCGGGCCGCTGTCCCCGCTCCAAGACCGGTCCGATCAGGTTCCAACCCTTACCACCATAACGGCAATCGCACAGCATCTCAACCATGA